A region of Lycium barbarum isolate Lr01 chromosome 1, ASM1917538v2, whole genome shotgun sequence DNA encodes the following proteins:
- the LOC132636059 gene encoding uncharacterized protein LOC132636059 isoform X1, with protein sequence MSMAAPPQRHHTFWCHECDMSVFLPLHLHNPPPTNPHCPHCHSDFLEHMDSITPPPIFPNHPNPNPTTFTPSDDNFLLNSPYLHRLIHHLTTTNHAPVGPTPTTDNPASISAISSLELVKITSSMLKNDPVIPCPVCKDNFLLDMEVKMLPCKHMYHEDCILPWLDINNSCPVCRFKLPTEEDEVNCHRRRDFIELQELLSEQEDMFGFRRTLRRVSRRHQLDRENVDGDTTEFLLSPTQIGEAGGQGGVGGVVGRENSVETVSSWPNWAVESVSDDEVGGGEGDTVVRS encoded by the coding sequence ATGTCCATGGCAGCTCCGCCACAACGCCACCACACTTTCTGGTGTCACGAATGTGACATGAGTGTCTTCCTCCCCCTCCACCTCCACAACCCACCCCCTACTAACCCACACTGCCCTCACTGCCATTCCGATTTCCTCGAACATATGGACTCTATTACCCCTCCCCCCATATTCCCAAATCACCCTAACCCTAACCCAACCACTTTCACTCCGTCCGATGACAACTTCCTCCTCAACAGCCCATATCTCCACCGTCTAATCCACCATCTCACCACCACTAACCACGCCCCGGTGGGTCCCACCCCCACCACAGACAACCCCGCTTCCATATCAGCAATCAGCTCACTTGAATTAGTTAAAATTACCTCTTCCATGCTTAAGAATGATCCGGTTATTCCTTGCCCTGTATGTAAAGACAATTTTTTACTTGACATGGAAGTAAAAATGTTGCCTTGTAAACATATGTATCATGAGGATTGTATTTTACCATGGTTAGATATCAACAATTCATGTCCAGTTTGTAGGTTTAAGTTGCCTACTGAGGAAGATGAGGTGAATTGCCATAGACGGAGGGATTTTATCGAGTTGCAAGAGTTGTTGAGTGAGCAAGAGGATATGTTTGGGTTTAGGCGAACACTTAGACGTGTTTCCAGGAGGCATCAGCTGGATAGGGAGAATGTGGATGGGGATACTACTGAGTTTTTGCTTTCGCCTACTCAGATTGGTGAGGCGGGCGGTCAAGGAGGAGTTGGGGGCGTTGTTGGGAGGGAAAATAGCGTGGAGACTGTATCGAGTTGGCCTAATTGGGCAGTGGAAAGTGTTAGTGATGATGAAGTAGGTGGTGGTGAAGGGGATACTGTTGTCAGGTCTTGA